In a single window of the Salvelinus alpinus chromosome 15, SLU_Salpinus.1, whole genome shotgun sequence genome:
- the LOC139539498 gene encoding claudin-1-like, producing the protein MTSSAVQLPGYALALIGLVGSMIATTMVEWKRHSYTESTVTSKETYLGLWMSCTVDVTRHTMCVNYKSLFHLPAEILTTRVVMILSVMLSAVGVLVATLGMRCTRCLEEDEKQKDRVAIVGGFLFVIAGVLAISVTSWFANAIIRSFEFSDSPTSLHNRFEFGNAVLVSWGAGICSVVGGFLLGCRYLWSCPQGSRSVSSFTQPKVIPGTRPGTHYV; encoded by the exons ATGACGAGCTCTGCGGTTCAACTTCCCGGTTATGCTCTTGCTTTGATCGGTCTTGTTGGCTCAATGATTGCCACCACTATGGTGGAGTGGAAAAGGCACTCTTACACAGAGAGCACGGTAACATCAAAGGAAACTTACCTGGGGTTATGGATGTCATGCACAGTCGACGTCACAAGACACACGATGTGCGTCAATTACAAGTCACTCTTTCACCTGCCAG CGGAGATTCTGACCACCCGAGTGGTGATGATCCTCAGTGTCATGTTGTCAGCCGTTGGGGTGCTGGTAGCCACGCTGGGGATGAGATGCACCCGATGCCTGGAGGAGGATGAAAAGCAGAAGGACAGAGTAGCCATTGTTGGAGGATTCCTCTTCGTCATCGCAG GTGTTCTGGCCATATCGGTAACCTCCTGGTTTGCCAACGCCATCATCCGGTCCTTTGAATTCTCAGACTCACCTACTTCCTTACATAACAG GTTTGAGTTTGGCAACGCTGTGCTGGTGAGCTGGGGTGCAGGTATCTGCTCTGTGGTGGGCGGATTTCTCCTGGGCTGCAGGTATCTGTGGAGTTGTCCCCAGGGCTCACGCTCAGTCTCATCCTTCACCCAACCCAAAGTAATCCCTGGCACCCGGCCTGGCACCCACTATGTTTAA